The Streptomyces sp. NBC_01244 genome contains a region encoding:
- a CDS encoding indole-3-glycerol phosphate synthase: MFTSVLMIEQPLTPVDVDFVTTLHGDEQVSFIVLMQPRGDRDRLLRAIDDVALGELPEAIREGDEPEGEAARGPAELAIEHSLASLRAKGAKAVGQIVDEHPLDKLKAVVDETNADEVIVLTAPHYVEEFFHRDWASRARHKVGVPVLKLFAHKE; the protein is encoded by the coding sequence GTGTTCACGAGCGTATTGATGATCGAGCAGCCGCTGACCCCCGTCGACGTGGACTTCGTCACGACCCTCCACGGAGACGAGCAGGTCTCCTTCATCGTCCTCATGCAGCCCCGCGGCGACCGGGACCGGCTGCTGCGCGCCATCGACGACGTAGCGCTCGGTGAGCTTCCCGAGGCCATTCGCGAGGGCGACGAACCGGAGGGCGAGGCAGCCCGCGGCCCGGCCGAACTGGCGATCGAGCACTCCCTCGCCTCGCTGCGGGCCAAGGGGGCCAAGGCCGTCGGGCAGATCGTGGACGAGCATCCGCTCGACAAGCTGAAGGCGGTCGTGGACGAGACCAACGCCGACGAGGTGATCGTGCTGACCGCCCCGCACTACGTCGAGGAGTTCTTCCACCGGGACTGGGCCTCACGGGCACGCCACAAGGTCGGCGTTCCGGTGCTCAAGCTCTTCGCCCACAAGGAATAG
- a CDS encoding OsmC family protein, with protein MAGATRNAHAVWEGDLFEGKGEVTLDSSGLGSFKVSWPARTDAEANGRTSPEELIAAAHSSCFNMAFSNGLAKAGNPPTKLTTSAAVTFVPGKGITGIHLTVEGEVPGLDNDAFVAAAEDAKQNCPVSQALTGTTITLSAKLA; from the coding sequence ATGGCTGGCGCCACCCGCAATGCACACGCCGTCTGGGAAGGCGACCTGTTCGAGGGCAAGGGCGAGGTCACCCTCGACTCCTCCGGCCTCGGCAGCTTCAAGGTCTCCTGGCCCGCGCGCACCGACGCGGAGGCGAACGGGCGGACCAGCCCGGAGGAGCTCATCGCCGCCGCGCATTCGAGCTGCTTCAACATGGCCTTCTCGAACGGTCTCGCGAAGGCGGGCAACCCGCCCACCAAGCTGACCACTTCTGCCGCCGTCACCTTCGTGCCGGGCAAGGGCATCACCGGAATCCACCTCACCGTCGAGGGCGAGGTGCCGGGCCTGGACAACGACGCGTTCGTCGCCGCGGCCGAGGACGCCAAGCAGAACTGCCCGGTCAGCCAGGCCCTGACGGGTACGACCATCACCCTCAGCGCGAAGCTGGCCTAG
- the murC gene encoding UDP-N-acetylmuramate--L-alanine ligase: protein MKPGLPTAMERPHFIGIGGAGMSGIAKILAQRGAKVAGSDARDSETAQALRAHGATVHIGHAAGHLADDATCVVVSSAIRADNPELARAAELGIPVVHRSDALAGLMDGLRPIAVAGTHGKTTTTSMLAVSLSALGLDPSYAIGGDLDAPGSNAHHGEGDIFVAEADESDRSFHKYTPQVAIILNAELDHHANYASMDEIYESFETFVGKIPAGGTLVIAHGQAGAAEIAGRVGGNPDLTIVTYGEEPTADVQITKITPRGLSSEVTVVIDGRMLTFTVSVPGRHYAHNAVAALAAGVALGIPAHNLASALGKYTGVKRRLQLKGEAAGVQVIDSYAHHPTEMTADLEAIRGAAGDSHILVVFQPHLFSRTQELGKEMGQALALADASVVLDIYPAREDPVPGITSEIIIDAARAAGADVTPEHSKEAVADVIAGMAKPGDLVLTMGAGDVTDLGPAILARLSN, encoded by the coding sequence ATGAAGCCCGGCCTGCCGACCGCCATGGAACGGCCCCACTTCATCGGCATCGGCGGCGCCGGCATGTCCGGCATCGCGAAGATCCTGGCCCAGCGCGGCGCCAAGGTGGCCGGCAGCGACGCCCGTGACTCCGAGACCGCCCAGGCGCTGCGCGCCCACGGTGCCACGGTCCACATCGGGCACGCCGCCGGTCACCTCGCCGACGACGCCACCTGCGTGGTCGTCTCCAGCGCCATCCGCGCCGACAACCCGGAGCTGGCCCGCGCCGCCGAGCTCGGCATCCCCGTCGTGCACCGCTCCGACGCCCTGGCCGGGCTGATGGACGGCCTGCGGCCGATCGCCGTCGCCGGCACCCACGGCAAGACCACCACCACCTCGATGCTGGCCGTCTCCCTGTCGGCGCTGGGCCTGGACCCCTCGTACGCCATCGGCGGCGACCTGGACGCCCCCGGCTCCAACGCCCACCACGGCGAGGGCGACATCTTCGTGGCCGAGGCCGACGAGAGCGACCGCAGCTTCCACAAGTACACCCCGCAGGTCGCGATCATCCTCAACGCCGAGCTCGACCACCACGCGAACTACGCGTCGATGGACGAGATCTACGAGTCCTTCGAGACCTTCGTCGGCAAGATCCCGGCCGGTGGCACCCTGGTCATCGCCCACGGCCAGGCCGGCGCGGCCGAGATCGCCGGGCGGGTCGGCGGCAACCCCGACCTGACGATCGTCACGTACGGCGAGGAGCCCACCGCCGACGTCCAGATCACCAAGATCACCCCGCGCGGGCTGAGCAGCGAGGTCACCGTCGTCATCGACGGCCGGATGCTCACCTTCACCGTCTCCGTGCCCGGCCGCCACTACGCGCACAACGCCGTCGCGGCCCTCGCCGCCGGCGTCGCGCTCGGCATCCCGGCCCACAACCTGGCCTCCGCCCTCGGCAAGTACACCGGGGTCAAGCGCCGCCTCCAGCTCAAGGGCGAGGCCGCCGGGGTCCAGGTCATCGACTCCTACGCGCACCACCCGACGGAGATGACCGCCGACCTGGAGGCCATCCGGGGCGCCGCCGGGGACTCCCACATCCTGGTCGTCTTCCAGCCGCACCTCTTCTCCCGTACCCAGGAACTCGGCAAGGAGATGGGCCAGGCCCTCGCCCTCGCCGACGCCTCGGTCGTCCTCGACATCTACCCGGCCCGCGAGGACCCGGTCCCCGGGATCACCAGCGAGATCATCATCGACGCAGCGCGCGCCGCCGGGGCCGACGTCACCCCCGAGCACTCCAAGGAAGCCGTCGCCGACGTCATCGCGGGAATGGCCAAGCCCGGCGATCTCGTTCTCACCATGGGTGCGGGCGATGTCACGGACCTGGGGCCGGCCATCCTGGCCCGTCTGTCGAACTGA
- a CDS encoding alkaline phosphatase PhoX, whose product MNLSRRSLMAAAAISFGGALGALFTGAAAPAAARGYGPLVTDPAGLLDLPAGFTYRVLSRAGDPLRSGEGTIPGNFDGMAAFDAGQGRVRLVRNHENRTTAALRVPPVDGLTYDPYALGGCTVLDLDPAGRVTAERVALAGTAVNCAGGRTPWNTWLSCEETEDRAGTAGYTRDHGYVFEVDPAGPRRSGAVPLTAMGRFAHEAVAVDPYLGVVYETEDAFVEPFGLFYRFLPTRPLGGPGSLRAGGELEALRVPGLANLAVVDEPGAQFPVEWVPVPDPSASGTPIRLQDFGPGGITHAQKLEGCYWGDGGVHFVSSYSRTREGAPADHHGQVWFYDPLRARLRLDVVFGPAADLQLPGDSPDNICLAPDGGLMVCEDGGGAQYVFGVTPGGEVYPVARNAADIGKPGAPEWGEFAGVTFSPDARTMYVNAYTPGTTFAVTGPWQ is encoded by the coding sequence ATGAACCTCAGCCGACGCAGCCTGATGGCCGCCGCCGCCATCTCCTTCGGCGGAGCCCTCGGCGCGCTGTTCACCGGCGCCGCCGCCCCCGCCGCCGCCCGCGGCTACGGCCCGCTCGTCACCGACCCCGCCGGGCTGCTCGACCTGCCGGCCGGCTTCACGTACCGCGTCCTCTCGCGCGCCGGCGACCCGCTGCGTTCGGGCGAGGGCACCATCCCGGGCAATTTCGACGGCATGGCCGCCTTCGACGCCGGGCAGGGCCGCGTCCGGCTGGTGCGCAACCACGAGAACCGGACCACCGCCGCCCTGCGGGTCCCTCCCGTCGACGGGCTCACCTACGATCCGTACGCCCTCGGCGGCTGCACCGTCCTCGACCTCGACCCGGCCGGCCGCGTCACCGCCGAGCGCGTCGCCCTCGCCGGCACCGCCGTCAACTGCGCGGGTGGCCGTACTCCCTGGAACACCTGGCTGTCCTGCGAGGAGACCGAGGACCGGGCGGGCACCGCCGGCTACACCCGCGACCACGGCTACGTCTTCGAGGTCGACCCCGCCGGCCCCCGCCGCTCCGGCGCCGTCCCGCTCACCGCGATGGGCCGCTTCGCGCACGAAGCCGTCGCCGTGGACCCGTACCTCGGTGTGGTCTACGAGACCGAGGACGCCTTCGTCGAACCCTTCGGGCTCTTCTACCGGTTCCTGCCGACCCGCCCCCTCGGCGGCCCGGGCTCCCTGCGCGCGGGCGGCGAACTGGAGGCCCTGCGGGTCCCCGGGCTGGCGAACCTGGCGGTGGTGGACGAGCCCGGGGCCCAGTTCCCGGTGGAGTGGGTCCCCGTGCCGGACCCGTCCGCGTCCGGCACCCCGATCCGGCTCCAGGACTTCGGCCCCGGCGGGATCACCCACGCGCAGAAGCTGGAGGGCTGCTACTGGGGCGACGGCGGCGTCCACTTCGTCTCCAGCTACTCCCGCACCCGCGAGGGCGCCCCCGCCGACCACCACGGCCAGGTCTGGTTCTACGACCCGCTGCGCGCGCGGCTCCGGCTGGACGTGGTGTTCGGCCCGGCCGCGGACCTCCAGCTGCCCGGAGACTCCCCCGACAACATCTGTCTGGCCCCCGACGGCGGCCTGATGGTGTGCGAGGACGGCGGCGGCGCGCAGTACGTCTTCGGCGTGACCCCCGGGGGCGAGGTCTACCCGGTGGCCCGCAACGCCGCCGACATCGGGAAACCGGGGGCTCCGGAGTGGGGGGAGTTCGCCGGGGTCACCTTCTCCCCCGACGCCCGGACCATGTACGTGAACGCGTACACGCCCGGGACCACCTTCGCGGTGACGGGCCCGTGGCAGTGA
- the msrB gene encoding peptide-methionine (R)-S-oxide reductase MsrB, translating into MSYEVEKTDEQWQAELTPSEYQVLRLAGTEPAFRGEYTDTKTEGVYSCRGCGSELFRSTEKFESHCGWPSFYDPKDSDAVELKADVAHGMVRTEVLCAKCGSHLGHVFEGEGYPTPTDQRYCINSISLRLTPAGG; encoded by the coding sequence ATGTCGTACGAGGTAGAGAAGACGGACGAGCAGTGGCAGGCGGAGCTGACCCCGTCCGAGTACCAGGTACTGCGCCTCGCCGGGACCGAGCCCGCCTTCCGCGGTGAGTACACGGACACCAAGACCGAGGGCGTCTACAGCTGCCGCGGCTGCGGCTCCGAGCTGTTCCGCTCCACGGAGAAGTTCGAATCCCACTGCGGCTGGCCGTCCTTCTACGACCCGAAGGACTCCGACGCGGTCGAACTGAAGGCGGACGTCGCCCACGGCATGGTCCGCACCGAGGTCCTGTGCGCGAAGTGCGGCTCCCACCTGGGCCACGTCTTCGAGGGCGAGGGCTACCCGACCCCCACGGACCAGCGGTACTGCATCAACAGCATCTCCCTGCGGCTCACGCCCGCCGGGGGCTGA
- the zapE gene encoding cell division protein ZapE, with protein MADVGPQSLCAREPRVPAERLVAEMVPPPRFDAVRFDTYDPDPAQPSQSEAVTVLADFAAGLGGAHASGSGKRRWFARKPVASTAPRGVYLDGGYGVGKTHLLASLWHATPAEPALKAFGTFVELTNLVGALGFQQTVQTLGGHRLLCIDEFELDDPGDTVLVSSLLSRLVEQGVALAATSNTLPGKLGEGRFAAADFLREIQGLSAHFRPLRIDGQDYRHRGLPEAPAPFSDEQVTKAAYATEGASLDDFPGLLEHLAKVHPSRYGALTDGIAAVCLTDVGPVPDQSTALRLVVLADRLYDREVPVLAAGVPFDKLFSDDMLNGGYRKKYFRAISRLTALARDAKPLVSQ; from the coding sequence ATAGCCGACGTGGGACCGCAGTCCCTGTGTGCCCGCGAGCCCCGGGTGCCCGCCGAACGGCTCGTGGCCGAGATGGTGCCGCCGCCGCGCTTCGACGCGGTGCGCTTCGACACCTACGACCCCGACCCGGCCCAGCCCAGCCAGTCCGAGGCCGTCACCGTCCTCGCGGACTTCGCCGCGGGCCTCGGCGGGGCGCACGCGAGCGGGTCGGGCAAGCGCCGCTGGTTCGCGAGGAAGCCGGTGGCCTCCACCGCCCCGCGCGGGGTCTACCTCGACGGCGGCTACGGCGTCGGCAAGACCCACCTGCTCGCCTCCCTCTGGCACGCCACCCCGGCCGAGCCGGCCCTCAAGGCCTTCGGCACCTTCGTGGAGCTGACCAACCTGGTCGGCGCGCTCGGCTTCCAGCAGACCGTGCAGACCCTCGGCGGGCACCGTCTGCTGTGCATCGACGAGTTCGAGCTCGACGACCCGGGCGACACCGTCCTCGTCTCCTCCCTGCTCAGCCGCCTGGTCGAGCAGGGCGTGGCGCTGGCCGCCACCTCCAACACCCTGCCCGGCAAGCTCGGCGAGGGCCGCTTCGCCGCCGCCGACTTCCTGCGGGAGATCCAGGGGCTCTCCGCGCACTTCCGCCCGCTGCGCATCGACGGCCAGGACTACCGCCACCGCGGCCTGCCCGAGGCCCCCGCGCCGTTCTCCGACGAGCAGGTGACGAAGGCCGCGTACGCCACCGAGGGCGCGAGCCTCGACGATTTCCCGGGGCTGCTGGAGCACCTGGCGAAGGTCCACCCCAGCCGGTACGGGGCCCTGACCGACGGCATAGCGGCCGTCTGCCTCACCGACGTCGGACCGGTCCCGGACCAGTCGACGGCGCTGCGGCTGGTGGTCCTCGCCGACCGGCTGTACGACCGGGAGGTCCCGGTCCTGGCGGCGGGCGTCCCCTTCGACAAGCTGTTCAGTGACGACATGCTGAACGGCGGCTACCGCAAGAAGTACTTCCGGGCCATCTCGCGGCTCACCGCGCTGGCACGCGACGCGAAGCCCCTGGTGTCCCAGTAG
- a CDS encoding polyphosphate kinase 2 family protein, whose product MSAENSKGSKGGTRKSGGHGHGYGHGRGHGYDAPLSPLLRVPSGERVDLGAFHPGATPGGPTDKAAGVAATALMGERLASLQERLYAASTAGDRRRVLLVLQGMDTSGKGGTVKHVIGLFNPSGCRIKAFKAPTSEEQNHPFLWRIMKALPQPGEIGIFDRSHYEDVLIARVRDLVPRSQLGRRYAQINRFEKSLADDGVTVVKVFLHIGYEEQRKRLLERLDTPDKHWKFNAGDIEERSVWPAYQQAYELALERCSTEAAPWYVVPSDRKWYRNWAISKLLLEHLEGIAPQYPKGDFDVEECRIRLLAT is encoded by the coding sequence ATCTCCGCCGAGAACTCCAAGGGCTCCAAGGGCGGAACCCGCAAGTCCGGAGGCCACGGGCACGGGTACGGGCACGGCCGCGGTCACGGGTACGACGCCCCCCTGAGCCCCCTGCTCCGCGTGCCCTCCGGCGAGCGCGTCGACCTCGGGGCCTTCCACCCCGGAGCGACCCCGGGCGGTCCCACCGACAAGGCGGCCGGCGTGGCGGCCACCGCATTGATGGGCGAGCGGCTCGCCTCCCTCCAGGAACGGCTGTACGCCGCCAGCACCGCGGGCGACCGCCGCCGCGTCCTGCTCGTGCTCCAGGGCATGGACACCAGCGGCAAGGGCGGCACCGTCAAGCACGTGATCGGCCTGTTCAACCCCTCCGGCTGCCGGATCAAGGCCTTCAAGGCGCCCACGTCCGAGGAGCAGAACCACCCCTTCCTCTGGCGCATCATGAAGGCGCTCCCCCAGCCGGGCGAGATCGGCATCTTCGACCGTTCGCACTACGAGGACGTCCTCATCGCCCGCGTCCGCGACCTGGTGCCGCGCAGTCAGCTGGGCCGCCGCTACGCGCAGATCAACCGGTTCGAGAAGTCCCTCGCCGACGACGGCGTCACCGTGGTGAAGGTCTTCCTCCACATCGGCTACGAGGAGCAGCGCAAGCGGCTCCTGGAGCGGCTCGACACCCCGGACAAGCACTGGAAGTTCAACGCGGGCGACATCGAGGAGCGCTCCGTGTGGCCCGCGTACCAGCAGGCGTACGAACTGGCCCTGGAGCGCTGCTCCACGGAGGCCGCGCCCTGGTACGTCGTCCCCTCGGACCGCAAGTGGTACCGCAACTGGGCGATCAGCAAACTGCTGCTGGAGCATCTGGAGGGCATCGCGCCGCAGTACCCGAAGGGTGACTTCGACGTGGAGGAGTGCCGCATCCGCCTGCTTGCCACATAG
- a CDS encoding AIM24 family protein, with translation MKSDLFASGNLAEASAVPGMTLQNAKSVKYTVNGEMLARQGSMVAFRGNLQFERKGQGIGGMLKRAVTGEGLALMSVRGQGEAWFAHRAGHCFIIEFEPGDALTVNGRNVLCFDPTLGYEIKMLKGAGMTGGGLFNSLFTGTGRLAVVCDGNPIIIPVTPQAPVFVDTDAVVGWSARLEAALHRSQSVGSMIRGGSGEAVQLKLSGEGFVIVRPSEATEPAAAH, from the coding sequence ATGAAGAGTGACCTTTTCGCGTCCGGGAACCTGGCCGAGGCGTCCGCCGTACCCGGGATGACCCTGCAGAACGCCAAGTCCGTGAAGTACACCGTCAACGGTGAGATGCTCGCCCGCCAGGGCTCCATGGTCGCGTTCCGCGGGAACCTGCAGTTCGAGCGCAAGGGACAGGGCATCGGCGGCATGCTCAAGCGCGCCGTCACGGGCGAGGGGCTCGCGCTGATGTCCGTACGCGGGCAGGGCGAGGCCTGGTTCGCGCACCGGGCGGGCCACTGCTTCATCATCGAGTTCGAGCCCGGCGACGCCCTGACCGTCAACGGCCGCAACGTCCTGTGCTTCGATCCGACCCTCGGCTACGAGATCAAGATGCTCAAGGGCGCCGGCATGACCGGCGGCGGCCTCTTCAACAGCCTCTTCACCGGCACCGGGAGGCTCGCCGTCGTCTGCGACGGGAATCCGATCATCATCCCGGTCACCCCGCAGGCCCCGGTGTTCGTGGACACCGACGCGGTGGTCGGCTGGAGCGCCCGCCTGGAGGCGGCGCTGCACCGCTCCCAGTCCGTCGGCTCGATGATCCGCGGCGGCTCCGGCGAGGCCGTCCAGCTGAAGCTCAGCGGCGAGGGCTTCGTCATCGTCCGCCCGAGCGAGGCCACCGAGCCGGCCGCCGCCCACTGA
- a CDS encoding polysaccharide deacetylase family protein: MTISVRRTTAAVAAVAALSAALAACGGGTGTPDAGGRARMGASAAPSAPASASPSTAGSAAPPASPRSSPPASPRAGAPGKAPTLAPGPGGLTPVFDRAKQRTDKTVALTFDADMTSDQGPRAADGEHFDNPRLISTLRTLKVPSTVFMTGRWAEEYPDQTKSIGTDPNFEIANHSYSHHAFKSPCYGLPTLDEAAARADVDRAFEAFHKAGAVNTVPYFRFPGGCYDDQALRAISTAKVTAVQWDVVSGDAFAKDPDAVAEQVLAGVKPGSVVVMHCTRSAAPVTEEAIRKIVPELRKRGYRFVKVSDLIGK; this comes from the coding sequence GTGACCATCTCAGTGCGCAGGACGACGGCTGCCGTCGCGGCCGTAGCAGCTCTCAGTGCCGCCCTCGCCGCGTGCGGGGGCGGCACCGGTACGCCGGACGCCGGCGGCCGGGCCCGGATGGGAGCCTCCGCGGCCCCTTCCGCTCCGGCCTCCGCCTCCCCTTCCACCGCGGGGTCCGCCGCCCCGCCGGCGAGCCCCCGGAGCAGTCCGCCGGCGTCCCCGCGGGCCGGTGCCCCCGGCAAGGCGCCGACCCTGGCTCCCGGTCCGGGCGGCCTGACCCCCGTCTTCGACCGCGCGAAGCAGCGGACCGACAAGACGGTGGCGCTGACCTTCGACGCCGACATGACCTCCGATCAGGGGCCGCGCGCGGCGGACGGCGAACACTTCGACAACCCGCGGCTGATCTCCACGCTGCGCACCCTCAAGGTGCCCTCGACGGTGTTCATGACGGGCCGCTGGGCCGAGGAGTACCCGGACCAGACGAAGTCCATCGGCACCGACCCGAACTTCGAGATCGCGAACCACTCGTACAGCCACCACGCCTTCAAGTCCCCCTGCTACGGACTCCCCACCCTCGACGAGGCGGCCGCCCGCGCCGACGTGGACCGGGCCTTCGAGGCCTTCCACAAGGCGGGCGCGGTCAACACCGTCCCGTACTTCCGCTTCCCCGGCGGCTGCTACGACGACCAGGCGCTCCGGGCCATCTCCACGGCCAAGGTCACGGCCGTCCAGTGGGACGTGGTCAGCGGGGACGCGTTCGCGAAGGATCCCGACGCGGTGGCCGAGCAGGTCCTGGCCGGGGTGAAGCCCGGCTCGGTCGTGGTCATGCACTGCACGCGCAGCGCGGCCCCGGTCACCGAGGAGGCCATCCGGAAGATCGTCCCGGAGCTGCGCAAGCGCGGCTACCGCTTCGTCAAGGTCTCCGACCTCATCGGAAAGTAG
- a CDS encoding pyrimidine reductase family protein, which translates to MRRLFPVTDQTSADQTDRAWSLDELAEAYEYPGLGPDGHWLRANMVSTLDGAAQHDGRSQPISNETDMRIFGTLRALADVVVVGAETVRQEGYRPARAREAFAARRAAAGQDPAAVIAVVSASLDLDFSLPLFASPLVPTLVLTGAAAPAGRVAEAVKAGAHVVVAGDGAGVDPARAVRELADRGLRRQLTEGGPRLLGQFVAADALDELCLTISPMLTAGDAQRISGGPSVTVPHRLAPACLLEEAGFLFTRYRRI; encoded by the coding sequence ATGCGACGCCTGTTCCCTGTGACCGATCAGACATCAGCGGACCAGACCGACCGTGCGTGGTCGCTGGACGAACTCGCCGAGGCGTACGAGTACCCCGGGCTCGGCCCGGACGGCCACTGGCTGCGGGCCAACATGGTCTCCACCCTGGACGGCGCGGCCCAGCACGACGGGCGTTCCCAGCCCATCTCCAACGAGACCGACATGCGGATCTTCGGCACCCTGCGGGCCCTGGCCGATGTGGTGGTCGTCGGTGCGGAAACGGTTCGCCAGGAGGGCTACCGCCCGGCGCGGGCCCGGGAGGCCTTCGCGGCCCGCCGCGCGGCGGCGGGTCAGGATCCCGCCGCCGTCATCGCCGTGGTCTCCGCGAGCCTGGACCTGGACTTCTCGCTGCCGCTCTTCGCCTCCCCGCTGGTGCCCACACTGGTGCTCACGGGCGCCGCCGCTCCCGCCGGCCGGGTCGCCGAGGCCGTCAAGGCCGGGGCGCACGTGGTGGTGGCCGGTGACGGGGCAGGCGTGGACCCGGCCCGGGCCGTACGGGAACTCGCTGACCGGGGGCTGCGCCGCCAGCTCACCGAGGGCGGGCCCCGGCTGCTGGGTCAGTTCGTGGCCGCCGACGCGCTGGACGAGCTGTGCCTGACGATCTCGCCGATGCTCACGGCGGGTGACGCGCAGAGGATCTCCGGAGGACCGTCCGTCACGGTTCCGCACCGGCTCGCACCGGCCTGCCTGCTGGAAGAGGCCGGGTTTCTGTTCACGCGTTACCGTCGGATCTGA